A section of the Dehalobacter sp. DCM genome encodes:
- a CDS encoding major tail protein, whose protein sequence is MARQIGLRDIHIALLTDDDNTGATYQAPSKLERAVSAKLTPKVNSENIYSDDTVEDIISSFDSVEVEIELNQLSLTSRATLQGAKVVKGVLVESKEDIAPTLALGFKSKKHNGKYRYVWLLKGKFELATDEYDTEADKPSPKSAKLKGTFFSRDFDGNFRFIADEDEAGADPTIIAAWFTAVPAEPTPAV, encoded by the coding sequence ATGGCAAGACAAATCGGATTAAGGGACATCCACATCGCCCTTCTGACTGACGACGACAACACGGGTGCAACCTACCAGGCGCCCTCCAAGCTGGAACGAGCTGTAAGTGCGAAGCTCACGCCCAAGGTCAATTCGGAGAACATCTACTCCGACGATACGGTGGAAGACATCATCTCTTCCTTTGACAGCGTGGAGGTGGAAATCGAGCTGAACCAGCTCTCCCTCACCAGCAGGGCCACCCTGCAGGGTGCCAAAGTGGTCAAGGGCGTTCTTGTTGAGAGCAAGGAAGACATCGCCCCGACCCTGGCGCTGGGCTTCAAGTCGAAGAAGCACAACGGCAAGTACCGCTACGTGTGGCTCTTGAAGGGGAAATTCGAACTGGCTACTGACGAGTACGACACTGAAGCTGATAAGCCGTCCCCGAAAAGCGCAAAACTTAAAGGCACCTTCTTTTCCAGGGACTTTGACGGAAATTTCAGGTTTATCGCAGACGAAGATGAAGCCGGAGCAGACCCGACTATCATCGCAGCCTGGTTTACCGCAGTTCCGGCTGAGCCGACACCTGCAGTCTAG